The region GAAGGGCTTCGGCGGGCATCACCAGCTGGATCTCGACCGGGACCAGATCAGCATCGCTGATCCCGGTGAGGCGAGCGAACAGCTCATCGGCCATGATCTGCCCGCGTGAGCGGGGATCGCCGGCCGCCTTGGCGGCGTCGGCGTGCTTCGCGAGGGAGGCGTAGGCCGCCACGCCCTCCTTCACCGGCAGTAGACCGGTCAGGTAGACCATGGCGTCGGGTGCCGGGCGGGTGGTCACGGTCCGGTCATTGTGCGCCATCGCGATCCGGCGCGTCACCGACTCGGCATCCACCCGCGCGGCCTCGGCCCGGGCCAGCGACGCGGCGCGGCGAGCACTCGTGCCCGCCGCCAGCCGGGGCGCGAGGCGCTCGTCCACGATCGCGCGGTCCTCCGGCATTAGACACACCGTCTCTTTCGCGACGGCCTGAGCAGCGCTCTCACCAATCCCGCCACTTGCGAGCCGCGCGAGGGTGTGCGGCAGCTCTGTCACCAGGCCCTTGGCCACAGCCAGGTCGTTCGCCGCGCGATGCGCGCTCACCCCACGTGCCAGCGCGATCTGATCAGCGACACCCTTCCCGCGCTCGGCCCTCGGCACCCCACGCTGCTCCGCGAGAGCACGCTGGGAAGCATCGAACGCGACCTGCACCCGCGCCTCCACCGCCGCGGTAACCGCACGCACACGGCGCAGCGCCTGCAGCAGGTCAATCAGGCCGGCATCACTCACCCGAGCAAGTCGCCCATCGGCGTCCGCGCCGGCCAACGACCCCAGACCCTTCAGGGCAGCGCGCAGCGACTCGATCGGGCGCGACTCGATCGGGCGCGTGCCGTCCGCGAGCGTGACCGCTGCTTCGCCGTCCTGCCTGGGATCCATGACACACACGCTACGGACCAGCACCGACACTTTCGCCGACACGAAAACCGATCCGGGCGCATCTGTGGACAACCGCCGGTCCGTGGACAACCGACGCCCCAGCCCCGGTCCTCGTCCGCCTCATCTGCTACCGGCCCTCACCTCTCGACACTGGCCAACCTGAAGCAGCGTCGAGCGGCTCGCGTCGCCG is a window of Blastococcus sp. Marseille-P5729 DNA encoding:
- a CDS encoding DUF222 domain-containing protein, which translates into the protein MDPRQDGEAAVTLADGTRPIESRPIESLRAALKGLGSLAGADADGRLARVSDAGLIDLLQALRRVRAVTAAVEARVQVAFDASQRALAEQRGVPRAERGKGVADQIALARGVSAHRAANDLAVAKGLVTELPHTLARLASGGIGESAAQAVAKETVCLMPEDRAIVDERLAPRLAAGTSARRAASLARAEAARVDAESVTRRIAMAHNDRTVTTRPAPDAMVYLTGLLPVKEGVAAYASLAKHADAAKAAGDPRSRGQIMADELFARLTGISDADLVPVEIQLVMPAEAL